In Microvenator marinus, one genomic interval encodes:
- a CDS encoding MBL fold metallo-hydrolase RNA specificity domain-containing protein translates to MKLKSFGAVEGVTGSCHMLEVGDKRVLLDCGMFQGSRDDDEENRGLGFDPKTLDAVIVSHAHLDHIGRLPILFKQGFRGPIYSTRATYDLAKISLLDSARLQEFEVARANRKRPKGTPPKQPIYDDQDVLDLLDLWDRWVKYEEPVDIFKGVKAKFSEAGHILGSAFLTMDLEENDKACKFIFSGDLGNVGKPIIHDPSTPGPADVVLMESTYGDRNHRPFTESIDELLGAIEETFKRGGNVVIPTFALERAQELLYVLYEAWRDGKLAEDATIYLDSPMAISATRVFERYPDLYDSEAMDLHNQGETPFDFPALRYTRETRDSMSINEHRSKAIILAGSGMANGGRVIHHLRHNLYREECSVIFCGFQARGTLGRKIVDGADFVHIHGHTVPIAAQVYTINGFSAHAGQEEMTQWANATDAKKILLVHGEEDVKERFRHYLLRKVATNNVDIMPAHKAIDLTEWARSISR, encoded by the coding sequence ATGAAGTTAAAAAGTTTTGGTGCGGTCGAGGGTGTGACGGGTTCCTGTCATATGCTCGAAGTTGGGGACAAGCGCGTCCTTCTTGATTGCGGAATGTTTCAGGGAAGTCGTGACGACGACGAGGAGAACCGTGGACTCGGATTCGATCCGAAAACGCTAGATGCGGTGATCGTGTCGCACGCCCACCTCGACCATATCGGTCGCCTGCCGATCTTGTTCAAGCAAGGTTTTCGAGGCCCAATCTATTCGACTCGAGCGACGTATGATTTGGCCAAGATCTCATTGCTTGACTCCGCGCGCCTTCAAGAGTTTGAGGTGGCGAGGGCGAATCGTAAGCGCCCGAAAGGAACGCCTCCCAAACAGCCAATCTATGACGATCAAGACGTTCTAGATCTCCTCGATCTTTGGGACCGGTGGGTGAAGTACGAAGAACCCGTCGATATCTTCAAAGGGGTCAAAGCCAAGTTTAGCGAGGCCGGCCACATCCTCGGTTCAGCGTTTTTGACCATGGACCTCGAAGAGAACGACAAAGCCTGTAAATTCATCTTCTCGGGCGACCTTGGGAATGTGGGTAAGCCTATCATTCACGACCCATCGACACCTGGACCCGCGGACGTGGTGTTGATGGAAAGCACCTATGGTGATCGCAATCACCGGCCGTTTACGGAGTCGATCGATGAGCTCTTAGGTGCAATCGAAGAGACGTTTAAGCGTGGCGGAAATGTGGTCATCCCGACATTCGCGCTCGAGAGGGCCCAGGAGCTGCTCTACGTGCTCTACGAAGCGTGGAGAGACGGGAAGCTCGCCGAAGATGCTACGATTTATCTGGATAGCCCCATGGCGATTTCAGCGACTCGTGTCTTTGAGAGATACCCTGACCTCTACGATTCCGAGGCGATGGACCTGCACAACCAAGGCGAAACGCCCTTTGATTTTCCTGCCTTGCGCTACACGCGGGAGACGCGAGACTCGATGTCCATCAACGAACACCGTAGCAAGGCCATCATCCTCGCTGGTTCCGGTATGGCAAACGGTGGGCGAGTAATTCACCATCTGCGCCACAATCTCTACAGAGAGGAATGTTCGGTGATCTTCTGTGGATTCCAGGCGCGTGGAACGCTCGGGCGAAAGATTGTCGACGGTGCCGATTTCGTTCATATCCACGGCCATACCGTTCCCATCGCAGCTCAGGTTTACACCATTAACGGCTTCTCAGCGCATGCTGGCCAAGAGGAAATGACTCAATGGGCCAATGCGACTGACGCCAAGAAGATTCTCCTCGTGCACGGGGAAGAAGACGTGAAGGAGCGGTTTCGGCATTATCTGTTGAGGAAAGTTGCGACAAATAATGTGGATATCATGCCTGCCCACAAGGCCATCGACCTCACTGAGTGGGCTCGAAGCATCTCGCGTTAG
- a CDS encoding ABC transporter permease yields MERNKWRSGLSIAGVSVAVALLVWTLAYMEGFVAELIRGATNTELGQVQVHLPEYVERPQIFHAWALDDEKRAQVEELEGVVAIAPRVRAFGIIGHEKRSLVAQVTGVVPEEEKKVSLVADALVQGEWFTKRVEGRTDAVIGVGLAKQLGIKAGDELVLLLEAADGSMGNELLHVLGVVETRNQKVDRSAVYMRLEDVQFVAAIDGEIHELAVRVADVLEADLVAQEIQSTLGEELKVRSWRQILPEISQMLDMTEKSDLVMYFMVYLIVAFGLFNSQRMSALERVREFGVMRALGVTPSQLGGVVFLETVWMTAIGAGIGVLVGGAVSYYHMVQGLDLSMFGDNVSFDMMGVSFSNTLKFQVTPRVLLRPVLFLMPVVFICGLYPAWLVSRLDITRSISGRT; encoded by the coding sequence TTGGAGAGAAACAAATGGCGTAGCGGCCTTAGTATCGCTGGTGTTTCCGTTGCCGTCGCCCTCTTGGTGTGGACGCTCGCCTACATGGAAGGTTTTGTCGCCGAACTCATTCGAGGGGCGACGAATACTGAGTTGGGCCAGGTTCAGGTTCATTTGCCGGAGTACGTGGAGAGACCACAGATCTTTCACGCTTGGGCATTGGATGATGAAAAGAGAGCCCAAGTAGAGGAGCTGGAAGGCGTCGTTGCAATCGCGCCAAGGGTTCGGGCGTTTGGCATCATTGGCCACGAGAAACGGTCACTAGTAGCTCAGGTCACGGGGGTCGTTCCGGAGGAAGAAAAGAAAGTGTCTTTGGTTGCCGATGCCCTTGTTCAAGGGGAGTGGTTCACCAAAAGGGTGGAAGGAAGAACTGATGCCGTCATCGGAGTCGGACTGGCGAAGCAACTCGGAATCAAAGCAGGAGATGAACTCGTGCTCCTCCTCGAGGCTGCTGATGGTTCGATGGGAAATGAGCTTCTTCACGTCTTAGGTGTCGTGGAGACACGCAACCAAAAAGTCGACCGAAGTGCGGTCTACATGAGGCTTGAAGACGTTCAGTTCGTGGCTGCGATAGACGGTGAAATCCATGAACTAGCAGTTCGTGTAGCCGATGTGCTTGAGGCAGACCTCGTCGCTCAAGAGATTCAAAGCACCCTTGGGGAAGAGCTAAAAGTGAGATCATGGAGGCAGATTCTGCCCGAGATTTCCCAAATGTTGGACATGACTGAGAAGAGTGATTTGGTCATGTACTTCATGGTCTATCTCATCGTTGCCTTCGGACTCTTCAATTCTCAGCGTATGAGCGCATTAGAGCGAGTTAGAGAATTCGGCGTGATGCGCGCTTTGGGAGTGACTCCATCTCAACTGGGAGGGGTCGTATTCCTTGAGACTGTCTGGATGACAGCTATTGGTGCAGGAATTGGGGTCTTGGTTGGCGGTGCAGTCTCGTACTACCACATGGTGCAAGGGCTAGATTTGTCCATGTTTGGGGACAATGTGAGCTTCGATATGATGGGAGTGTCATTCTCTAACACCCTCAAATTTCAGGTGACGCCGAGGGTTCTCTTGAGACCCGTGCTCTTTCTGATGCCGGTTGTGTTCATCTGCGGACTTTATCCTGCTTGGTTAGTCTCAAGACTTGATATCACGCGTTCCATCTCGGGGAGGACCTGA
- a CDS encoding NTP transferase domain-containing protein codes for MKAIIIAAGMGSRLEHHTNEKPKCMVEVNSMSILDHQLHALRSNGISEFHVIRGYLADKLILPEEAGEKVKYFLNEKYRENNILFSLMYAKESLEGDVITTYSDIVYTPEVVAKLAASTHDISLVIDRQWALAYEGRDDHPVEQAELAICEGEKVLRVGKQVGPEGAAGEFIGLAKFNAKGAEIARTTWERVRAQYEDDQPFQAAKLFRKAYLTDLILELIADGADVGAVFIDGGWREIDTVQDLERVNSDTEIAQKSEF; via the coding sequence ATGAAAGCAATCATTATCGCCGCTGGAATGGGAAGTCGCCTCGAACACCACACCAACGAAAAGCCCAAATGTATGGTCGAAGTGAATTCGATGAGCATTCTCGATCACCAACTCCATGCGCTTAGGTCCAACGGAATCAGTGAGTTTCATGTGATTCGTGGCTACCTCGCTGACAAGCTCATCCTCCCTGAAGAGGCGGGAGAAAAAGTTAAATATTTCCTCAACGAAAAGTATAGAGAAAACAACATACTTTTCTCACTAATGTACGCCAAAGAAAGCTTGGAAGGCGACGTTATCACTACGTATTCGGACATCGTTTACACGCCCGAAGTAGTTGCAAAATTAGCCGCGAGTACTCACGATATTTCCCTCGTCATCGACCGCCAGTGGGCTCTGGCCTACGAAGGTCGCGACGACCATCCAGTGGAGCAAGCCGAGCTTGCAATTTGTGAAGGAGAAAAGGTCTTGCGCGTTGGAAAGCAAGTAGGCCCCGAAGGCGCTGCTGGCGAGTTCATTGGCCTGGCCAAGTTCAACGCGAAGGGTGCGGAAATAGCGCGCACAACGTGGGAGCGCGTGCGTGCTCAATACGAGGACGACCAACCATTCCAAGCGGCCAAGCTCTTCCGGAAGGCCTACCTCACGGATCTCATCTTGGAACTCATCGCCGATGGTGCAGACGTTGGCGCTGTGTTTATCGACGGGGGCTGGCGAGAAATCGATACGGTCCAAGACCTCGAACGGGTCAATTCAGACACTGAAATAGCTCAGAAATCAGAGTTCTAG
- a CDS encoding septum formation inhibitor Maf, whose translation MKNATILILLTLLLVPLQAHAQKIFTSDQILERSPDFGSYWYRGLAELNRYELQQVRYGEIHPGESVVIFVTEDFLRDKQVKYEFGDGKNKTSILKTHHHRKFWTGVYPYHIHTSAFVPVDLDEPSLKLAFTSTEWCGVVYAQINRNSDGLRSRLHSYFQAEGDQDKQLPAVEMEDALWSRARIDPRKLPTGSFELLPGMHYLRMLHKPVAAYPVSASLKSSKSQLVYTLKYGTLDREVKLFIEPTHPFRITRFEETYSPLGAAQPMTTVGVLKKSVMLDYWSHHGLKDAWMRGEIGLSE comes from the coding sequence ATGAAAAACGCGACCATTCTCATTCTACTCACACTTCTCCTCGTGCCACTTCAAGCACATGCGCAGAAGATTTTCACTTCCGATCAGATTTTGGAGCGAAGTCCAGACTTCGGCTCCTACTGGTATCGGGGACTTGCGGAGCTCAACCGCTATGAGCTCCAGCAAGTCCGGTACGGGGAGATTCATCCCGGCGAATCTGTCGTCATCTTCGTGACCGAGGACTTCCTGAGAGACAAACAGGTCAAGTACGAGTTCGGTGACGGAAAAAACAAGACCTCGATTCTAAAGACCCACCATCATCGAAAGTTCTGGACGGGTGTGTATCCCTACCATATTCACACGTCGGCATTTGTACCTGTGGACCTTGACGAGCCGTCTCTCAAACTTGCTTTCACGTCTACCGAGTGGTGTGGGGTCGTCTACGCTCAGATCAATCGCAATTCCGACGGATTGCGCTCAAGGCTCCATTCGTACTTTCAGGCCGAGGGAGACCAAGACAAGCAGCTTCCCGCGGTTGAGATGGAAGATGCCCTCTGGTCTCGCGCACGCATTGACCCGCGGAAACTACCGACCGGCTCTTTTGAGCTCTTACCGGGGATGCACTACCTCAGGATGCTACATAAGCCCGTGGCGGCATATCCAGTCAGCGCAAGCCTTAAGTCCTCCAAGAGCCAACTCGTCTACACCTTGAAGTATGGCACCTTGGACCGCGAAGTTAAGCTCTTCATAGAGCCGACACATCCGTTTCGCATCACTCGGTTCGAAGAGACCTATTCCCCTCTCGGAGCCGCCCAACCCATGACGACCGTTGGAGTTCTGAAGAAATCGGTCATGCTCGACTACTGGAGCCATCACGGCCTCAAGGACGCATGGATGCGAGGCGAAATCGGCCTTTCGGAATAG
- a CDS encoding outer membrane lipoprotein-sorting protein gives MQMGIFRLLIFMAALLPWSLSAEEPTKPLPTLEEVTKKLDDLYRSESSKSTVVMEIVNNRGKRTLTMDQWTRGEDNALIIIRKPAREAGTATLKTDEGLWNYAPRADRLIRVPSGLLSDSWMGSHFTNDDLVRESSYDDDFVGELSRVEEGGRKVLKVKLTPKKGTPVEFERLEYFLDEEAWVPIRADFYDKGKIYRKMEFRDVRDVDGKKVPFVMELSVMDKPGERTTISYTELRLNIEVPESTFTQQGLRRAAKQR, from the coding sequence ATGCAAATGGGAATATTCAGACTTTTGATCTTCATGGCGGCGCTTCTTCCGTGGTCGCTTTCCGCAGAGGAGCCAACAAAGCCGCTGCCAACACTAGAAGAGGTCACGAAGAAGCTTGACGATCTTTATCGCTCGGAGAGCTCGAAGAGCACCGTAGTTATGGAGATCGTGAACAATCGAGGCAAGCGAACGCTGACGATGGACCAGTGGACGCGTGGAGAAGACAACGCACTGATCATCATTCGAAAGCCCGCACGCGAGGCCGGTACAGCTACACTTAAGACCGACGAGGGGTTGTGGAATTATGCGCCAAGAGCCGATCGATTGATTCGCGTGCCAAGTGGACTTCTATCTGACTCTTGGATGGGGTCTCACTTTACGAACGACGACCTCGTGCGCGAGTCGAGCTATGACGACGATTTCGTGGGCGAGTTGAGCCGGGTCGAGGAAGGCGGTCGCAAAGTCCTCAAGGTGAAACTAACTCCAAAGAAGGGCACTCCAGTCGAGTTTGAGAGACTCGAGTATTTCCTCGATGAAGAAGCGTGGGTGCCGATTCGTGCGGACTTCTACGATAAGGGAAAGATCTATCGAAAAATGGAGTTTCGTGACGTACGCGATGTGGACGGAAAGAAGGTTCCCTTTGTCATGGAGCTCAGCGTCATGGACAAGCCGGGAGAAAGAACCACGATTTCCTACACTGAGCTGCGCTTGAACATTGAAGTGCCCGAGTCGACGTTTACTCAACAGGGTCTTAGACGAGCTGCGAAGCAACGATGA
- a CDS encoding ABC transporter permease → MLRMAWRNLWRNTSRSMISISAIGLTYAMFLVAMGMSQAMYGQLEDGAAKMAGGEVLIHAKGYWQNQTNDLVIRDYQPLLAGLRDNDSGVVAARVIVDGLLSTSAGNAGVRLQGIEPEVEKEFQDYHLWIHEGEYLDGAENEEMPIVLGSKVAHDLDVKIGDRVVMTTTDSQGEMRRSLFFLRGVIKTGIDSMDSGIALTTVEGAQKALGESVITQVGVVGGFDRSVTTELMAKMEGQELELLTWREAMPDLVGMIELDKQFGNLYGLLIFIVVIFAVMNTFLMVVMERIREFGLLGALGLTPWQIARLVLAESSLLAVVALAGGFVLGLAGHIYLVEVGFDLRDIYSNLDMGGVTISDPIIRSEIDLQRWVGATISVWFMVIASSLYPALKAARLRPSDAMRFYH, encoded by the coding sequence ATGCTTAGAATGGCCTGGCGAAATCTATGGCGAAATACCAGCCGTTCCATGATCTCCATCAGTGCGATCGGGCTGACCTATGCCATGTTTCTGGTAGCGATGGGAATGAGTCAAGCCATGTATGGCCAACTCGAGGACGGTGCCGCAAAGATGGCGGGTGGCGAGGTTCTGATACACGCGAAAGGCTACTGGCAGAACCAAACCAATGACCTCGTGATTCGCGACTATCAGCCATTATTGGCTGGACTGCGGGATAACGATAGCGGCGTCGTGGCGGCCCGCGTCATTGTGGATGGTCTCTTGAGCACTTCTGCAGGCAACGCCGGGGTGCGTTTACAAGGGATAGAACCAGAGGTGGAAAAGGAGTTTCAAGACTACCACCTTTGGATCCATGAAGGAGAATACCTGGACGGTGCTGAGAACGAGGAAATGCCTATCGTATTGGGCTCGAAGGTAGCGCACGACCTTGACGTCAAGATTGGCGACAGGGTTGTGATGACCACAACCGATTCCCAAGGAGAAATGAGGCGCTCCCTCTTCTTTCTACGGGGTGTCATCAAGACGGGCATCGATTCCATGGATTCAGGAATTGCGCTTACTACCGTCGAGGGGGCGCAAAAGGCGCTCGGAGAGAGTGTGATTACGCAAGTCGGAGTTGTTGGCGGTTTTGATCGCAGTGTCACGACCGAGCTGATGGCTAAGATGGAGGGACAAGAACTTGAGTTATTGACCTGGCGAGAAGCTATGCCCGACCTCGTTGGGATGATTGAGCTCGATAAACAATTTGGAAATCTTTACGGGTTGCTGATCTTCATCGTGGTGATCTTTGCCGTCATGAACACGTTTCTGATGGTCGTCATGGAGCGAATTCGTGAGTTCGGCCTTCTTGGCGCTTTGGGACTGACCCCATGGCAGATTGCCCGTCTCGTGCTCGCCGAATCAAGCCTACTGGCGGTCGTTGCCCTCGCCGGTGGATTCGTGCTTGGGCTAGCGGGGCATATCTATTTGGTTGAGGTCGGGTTCGACCTCCGAGACATCTATTCTAATTTGGACATGGGTGGAGTCACTATCTCAGACCCCATCATACGAAGTGAGATCGATCTCCAAAGATGGGTTGGTGCCACGATCAGCGTGTGGTTCATGGTGATTGCCTCCAGCCTTTATCCCGCCCTCAAAGCAGCGCGCTTAAGACCTTCCGACGCGATGCGCTTTTACCACTGA
- the ffh gene encoding signal recognition particle protein, with amino-acid sequence MFDVVSKGFRDVRNRFEGKREITEENVEDALKDIRMSMLEADVNFRITKNFIERVKEKALGEVVRVKAGDSEVTPGDHFIKICHDELEGLMGPVDTNITFQNPRIGPTKIMMVGLQGSGKTTTTAKLAKLCIDQHKKKPLLVGADVYRPAAIEQLRVLGQQLGVPVHAVEGGDPVQVCNDALKIAKEQECDVVIFDTAGRLAIDDVLMTELEKIVETTKPENIFLVVDAMIGQDAVNTAHEFNQRLEIDGFIMTKLDGDARGGAALSIKEVTGKPIKFIGVGEKVEALEPFRPEGFANRILGFGDVMGLMQKFEKTLSEEEAANAEKDAMRMLSGEFDFNDFYNQLQQMSKLGSMQELAEMMPFLGGSIPKDVSLDDHELVRIRAIIQSMTPKERTNPDLLTRQPSRVKRIAKGSAQDLKKVEQVLQQFNMMRAMMQQFSNFGGGFLNKIPGFRGLNSMRQMKNMDIGSLLGDLMGGAQGGQGMGGGLPGFGGMNLPPGYTPPGGKMSTSSKATKSRSASRSDKKRKRKAAQKARKK; translated from the coding sequence ATGTTTGATGTAGTATCCAAAGGATTTCGTGACGTACGAAATCGATTCGAAGGCAAACGAGAGATCACGGAAGAGAACGTCGAGGACGCGCTTAAAGACATACGGATGAGTATGCTTGAGGCCGACGTAAACTTCCGAATCACCAAGAACTTCATCGAACGTGTGAAGGAAAAGGCCCTCGGCGAGGTCGTTCGGGTCAAGGCTGGTGATAGTGAAGTCACGCCCGGAGACCACTTCATCAAGATTTGCCACGATGAACTCGAAGGCCTGATGGGGCCCGTGGACACGAATATCACGTTCCAAAACCCGAGAATTGGCCCCACAAAAATCATGATGGTCGGCCTCCAAGGCTCGGGTAAAACCACCACGACCGCTAAGCTCGCGAAACTCTGCATCGACCAGCACAAGAAGAAGCCTCTTTTGGTGGGTGCTGACGTCTATCGCCCAGCGGCCATCGAGCAACTCAGGGTGCTGGGCCAGCAGCTCGGCGTGCCTGTACACGCTGTCGAGGGCGGTGATCCTGTTCAAGTGTGTAACGACGCGCTCAAGATCGCCAAAGAACAAGAGTGCGACGTCGTCATTTTTGACACCGCTGGCCGACTGGCCATCGACGACGTGCTCATGACTGAGCTCGAAAAGATCGTCGAGACGACCAAGCCCGAGAATATCTTCTTGGTGGTCGACGCGATGATCGGACAGGACGCCGTAAACACGGCGCATGAGTTCAATCAACGCCTTGAGATCGACGGCTTCATTATGACGAAGCTCGATGGTGACGCGCGCGGCGGGGCCGCCCTCTCCATCAAGGAAGTCACCGGCAAACCGATCAAATTCATCGGTGTTGGAGAGAAGGTCGAGGCGCTTGAGCCTTTCAGGCCAGAAGGCTTCGCGAACCGTATTCTCGGGTTCGGCGACGTCATGGGCCTCATGCAGAAGTTCGAGAAGACCCTTTCTGAGGAAGAAGCAGCGAATGCCGAGAAAGACGCCATGCGCATGCTCTCTGGGGAATTCGACTTCAATGACTTCTACAACCAGCTCCAACAGATGTCGAAACTAGGGTCCATGCAAGAGCTCGCCGAGATGATGCCATTCCTCGGCGGTAGCATTCCCAAGGACGTTTCGCTCGACGACCACGAACTCGTCCGAATTCGCGCTATCATTCAGTCTATGACTCCGAAAGAGCGCACAAATCCAGACCTTTTGACTCGCCAGCCGAGTCGCGTGAAACGTATCGCGAAGGGTTCTGCTCAAGACTTGAAAAAGGTTGAGCAGGTCCTGCAGCAATTCAACATGATGCGCGCCATGATGCAGCAGTTCAGCAATTTCGGCGGTGGTTTCCTCAACAAAATCCCTGGATTCCGCGGTCTGAATTCCATGCGCCAGATGAAGAATATGGACATCGGCTCACTCCTTGGCGACCTCATGGGTGGCGCTCAAGGAGGACAAGGCATGGGCGGTGGGCTCCCTGGGTTTGGCGGCATGAACCTTCCTCCAGGATACACCCCGCCAGGCGGAAAAATGTCAACTAGCTCGAAGGCGACCAAGTCGCGCTCGGCGTCGCGCTCAGACAAGAAGCGAAAGCGTAAAGCAGCTCAGAAAGCCCGAAAGAAATGA
- a CDS encoding TetR/AcrR family transcriptional regulator yields MPPRPRFEKLEEEKKRSILEIAAEEFAQSGFSGASFNRIIERAGISKGAAYYYFDDKSDLFDTVISMGIDQFDWFLRDTDKVEEAEEFWTVTEEHFHRGIGLLREHAWMGKFLKVLIAVVQGDDDSKMARAAREMAHWKTSNFLKQGQAKGAVRTDLPDELLSQCLFSISITVDQWFLERGAELSDEDVTYWASLLTDMMRRLLEPHKGGQ; encoded by the coding sequence GTGCCTCCAAGACCTAGATTCGAAAAGTTAGAAGAAGAGAAGAAGCGTTCAATCCTCGAGATCGCCGCAGAAGAGTTTGCCCAGAGCGGCTTTTCGGGTGCGTCGTTCAATCGAATCATTGAGCGCGCGGGGATCTCAAAAGGTGCCGCCTACTACTATTTCGACGATAAGTCCGATCTCTTCGACACTGTGATCTCAATGGGAATTGACCAATTTGACTGGTTTCTAAGGGACACCGACAAAGTTGAAGAAGCCGAGGAATTCTGGACCGTTACCGAAGAGCATTTCCATCGTGGCATTGGCCTCCTTAGAGAGCATGCGTGGATGGGAAAGTTCCTCAAGGTTCTGATTGCAGTGGTCCAGGGTGACGATGATTCCAAAATGGCCAGGGCAGCCCGGGAAATGGCGCACTGGAAGACGTCGAACTTCCTGAAACAAGGGCAAGCAAAAGGCGCCGTCCGCACGGACTTGCCCGATGAGCTTCTCTCGCAATGTCTATTTTCGATCAGTATCACCGTGGATCAGTGGTTCTTGGAGAGGGGAGCCGAACTCAGTGACGAGGACGTCACGTATTGGGCAAGTCTTTTAACCGATATGATGAGGCGCCTATTGGAGCCTCATAAGGGAGGGCAATGA
- a CDS encoding outer membrane protein assembly factor BamD has translation MNWFVKVVFVLGMSLVSVAPTSVQAQDDQATYQAVAQSTYMKGVEALEKENFLDAGRYFNTVRSRFQYSQFAPLSELRLGDVYLGQEKYAAATEQYRAFVKLHPNHEEVPYASWMVAFAFYKQIPSDWFIFPPSYERELSRSKDAARELAFFLRRYSDSKYAPEAKRKLVEVRRRLADHEFYVANFYIDRDNPKAAAARLRGLLEEYSGLGLDAEALFLLARAYLEQKDVESAKKALDDLIEFHPNHALASEARDYIATHGL, from the coding sequence TTGAATTGGTTTGTGAAAGTTGTCTTTGTGTTGGGAATGAGCTTGGTGTCGGTCGCGCCAACGTCAGTTCAGGCTCAAGATGATCAGGCCACCTATCAAGCGGTGGCCCAATCCACCTATATGAAAGGCGTGGAAGCGCTCGAGAAGGAGAACTTCTTGGATGCTGGTCGCTATTTCAATACCGTGCGATCACGATTCCAGTATTCGCAGTTTGCGCCTCTATCCGAGCTCCGACTCGGGGATGTTTATCTTGGGCAAGAGAAATACGCTGCGGCAACGGAGCAGTATCGCGCCTTTGTAAAGCTTCACCCGAATCACGAGGAAGTTCCTTATGCGAGCTGGATGGTGGCTTTTGCGTTCTACAAGCAGATCCCGAGTGATTGGTTCATATTCCCGCCTTCGTACGAGAGGGAGCTTTCCCGTTCAAAGGACGCGGCACGTGAGCTAGCCTTCTTTTTGCGCCGCTATTCGGACTCGAAATACGCTCCTGAGGCGAAGCGAAAGCTCGTTGAGGTCCGTCGACGACTCGCAGATCACGAATTCTACGTGGCGAACTTCTACATTGATCGTGATAACCCGAAAGCGGCTGCGGCCAGATTACGTGGGCTTTTGGAAGAGTATTCGGGTCTAGGCCTCGATGCGGAGGCTCTTTTCCTGCTTGCTCGTGCGTATTTAGAGCAAAAGGATGTAGAGAGTGCGAAGAAAGCGTTGGACGATTTGATCGAGTTTCATCCGAATCATGCGTTGGCATCGGAGGCTCGGGACTATATCGCGACGCATGGACTCTGA
- a CDS encoding ABC transporter ATP-binding protein, translating into MTIIKAKDVHKIYVQGEVEVNALRGVSVDFEEGEFSVLAGPSGSGKTTLLNMIGSLDDPTRGEVWVGSKDITKLSPSESAKYRLEHIGFVFQAYNLLPVLSAYENAEFILMLQGMKADERRKIVLPLMERVGLADLVDRKPNQLSGGQQQRVAVVRAIASKPLVVLADEPTANLDSKTSESLLDLMLELNKEEGVTFVFSSHDDLVLERARRVIRLDSGQVVGDEVR; encoded by the coding sequence ATGACGATTATCAAGGCCAAGGATGTGCACAAAATCTACGTGCAAGGAGAAGTCGAAGTAAACGCGCTCAGAGGAGTCAGCGTTGACTTTGAAGAAGGTGAATTCAGCGTTCTAGCTGGACCATCTGGCTCGGGAAAAACCACGCTCTTGAATATGATCGGATCTCTGGACGATCCGACCCGTGGAGAGGTTTGGGTCGGCTCAAAGGACATCACGAAACTCAGTCCCTCCGAGTCCGCCAAGTATCGGCTCGAACATATCGGCTTTGTATTCCAAGCTTACAACCTATTGCCGGTGCTGAGCGCCTATGAAAATGCTGAGTTCATCTTGATGCTTCAAGGCATGAAGGCTGACGAGCGGCGCAAGATCGTTCTTCCACTCATGGAGAGGGTGGGGTTAGCGGATCTAGTAGATCGCAAGCCAAATCAGCTCAGTGGAGGACAGCAGCAACGGGTCGCGGTAGTTAGAGCGATAGCTTCCAAACCCTTGGTGGTTTTGGCAGACGAACCCACAGCCAATCTGGATTCAAAGACCAGCGAATCCCTCCTCGACCTCATGCTCGAACTCAACAAGGAAGAGGGCGTCACATTTGTTTTTTCTTCTCATGACGATTTGGTGCTCGAGAGAGCAAGGCGCGTCATCCGGTTGGACTCTGGTCAAGTGGTTGGAGACGAAGTGCGATGA
- the rplM gene encoding 50S ribosomal protein L13 yields the protein MKTISANPSNIERAWHVVDLEGQTLGRAAARIASVLRGKHKPTFTPHEDTGDFVICINADKVVLTGRKLDKKIYRRHSQYPGGLKEIVAKDLLEKSPEQMIEFAVQGMLPKGPLGRRMLKKLNVYAGAEHPHAAQQPQPLAL from the coding sequence ATGAAAACGATCAGCGCCAACCCATCGAATATCGAACGTGCATGGCATGTAGTTGACCTAGAAGGTCAAACCCTTGGCCGTGCAGCCGCACGAATTGCATCTGTCCTTCGAGGCAAGCACAAGCCGACCTTCACTCCGCATGAAGACACGGGTGATTTTGTGATCTGTATTAACGCCGACAAGGTGGTACTTACAGGGCGCAAGCTTGATAAGAAGATTTACCGTCGTCACTCGCAATACCCGGGTGGACTCAAAGAAATCGTAGCGAAGGACCTTCTCGAGAAGAGCCCTGAGCAGATGATCGAGTTTGCTGTACAAGGTATGCTTCCGAAGGGACCCCTCGGACGACGCATGTTGAAAAAGCTTAATGTATACGCTGGCGCAGAGCACCCACACGCTGCACAACAACCACAGCCGCTGGCGCTCTGA